In Senegalia massiliensis, one genomic interval encodes:
- a CDS encoding phage head-tail connector protein, with protein MVEEQNLLDRVKTRLPGENQVDDAFLAEIIRTIQDRLNLRLGTETLPKQFYSILVDAVIKMYRRKYYEGIKSESIDTISTSFADDVLKEYETEINSYIDSKKVITQNVVRFL; from the coding sequence ATGGTAGAAGAACAAAACTTATTAGACAGAGTTAAAACTCGTTTGCCTGGTGAAAACCAGGTTGACGATGCTTTTTTGGCTGAAATAATAAGAACTATACAAGATAGATTAAATTTAAGACTAGGTACAGAAACATTGCCTAAACAATTTTATTCTATATTAGTAGATGCAGTAATTAAGATGTACAGAAGAAAATACTACGAAGGGATTAAGTCTGAAAGTATTGACACTATAAGTACGAGCTTTGCAGATGATGTATTAAAAGAATATGAGACAGAAATCAATTCTTATATAGATAGTAAAAAAGTGATAACTCAAAATGTAGTGAGATTCCTATGA
- a CDS encoding DUF5072 family protein codes for MLKKLGFVEFIKAVMDRVETGTGLRCYDAIPKNAPSPFYYAEIVGLRKADTKTMFVDVFTVFIHVIAEPQENNSSVAVYKMIQELEEAMTEDIDIDCKYTVISQDSLGLQRIQTDETNEKHAILSYDFKICYGFKIK; via the coding sequence ATGCTTAAAAAGTTAGGGTTTGTAGAGTTTATAAAGGCAGTGATGGATAGAGTGGAAACAGGGACAGGGCTAAGGTGCTATGACGCAATACCTAAGAATGCACCTAGTCCTTTTTATTATGCAGAGATAGTAGGGCTTAGAAAAGCTGATACTAAAACTATGTTTGTAGATGTCTTTACTGTATTTATTCACGTAATAGCAGAACCTCAAGAAAATAATAGTAGTGTAGCAGTATATAAAATGATACAAGAATTAGAAGAAGCTATGACAGAAGATATTGATATAGATTGCAAATATACAGTTATATCTCAAGATAGTTTAGGTTTACAAAGAATACAAACAGATGAAACGAATGAAAAGCATGCAATCCTTAGCTATGATTTTAAAATATGCTATGGATTTAAAATTAAATAA
- a CDS encoding terminase small subunit: MAKKLTIMQKRFCDYYIETANATEAALKAGYSKKTARQMGSENLSKPYIKSYIDERLKILQDKRIAKQEEVLEYLTRAMRGEETEEVVVIESKGDFESKARIIKKQLSGKDRNKAAELLGKRYATFTDNKNLDIKVPEIVFDIKDDENEED; this comes from the coding sequence ATGGCAAAGAAATTAACTATAATGCAAAAGAGATTTTGTGATTATTATATTGAGACAGCAAATGCAACAGAAGCAGCATTAAAAGCAGGATATTCTAAAAAAACAGCAAGACAGATGGGAAGTGAAAACCTTTCAAAACCTTACATTAAATCTTATATAGATGAAAGACTTAAAATACTCCAAGACAAAAGGATAGCAAAACAAGAAGAAGTATTAGAATATCTTACTAGAGCAATGAGAGGAGAAGAAACAGAAGAAGTAGTAGTAATAGAATCTAAAGGTGACTTTGAAAGTAAAGCTAGAATTATTAAAAAACAACTATCGGGTAAAGACAGAAATAAAGCTGCTGAATTATTAGGTAAAAGATATGCTACATTTACTGATAACAAAAATCTAGATATTAAAGTTCCAGAAATAGTATTTGATATAAAAGATGATGAAAATGAAGAGGATTAG
- a CDS encoding phage tail tape measure protein has translation MSDYTLSAKITGDSKSFESAFIRAQNKMKSFDKKVKNMGANISRSGKNMMKFGSKVSLMTAPLLLLGKSALKTGMQFESSMSQVAATMGITKDEIAKGSKSFDMLEKAARESGKVTQYSASESAEALNYLALAGYNAEQAIETLPKVLSLASAGGLDLAYTSDLITDSASALGLEIDDLDGFIDQMARTSQKSNTNVGQLGEAILKVGANARDLKGGTLELNTAIGLLGNVGLKGSEAGTKLRNVIMAMTPTTDAAVAAFKALGVQTYDANGELKGLDNIFTDLNKSMANMTTEEKKRMISSIFNKQDMAAALSLLASTAQSTDDLNFALEELGVPMKDIDMNMDSLVGKVSEYGDEQEFASFAMKEFGLTAEQSGVLYNTLSEAIEGDSAWNSLAKEIKNSDGAAQDMSDTLNDNLEGDVKRMGSAFSEFQIALYETSNGAMSDFIVKVTEIINKLSSLDSSTLQIITAIAGIALIAGPTIVILGAIATAFGTLISVGAAIAGALLSPIGLVVTAIVGLGVALINALVPGDTFLAKLKTIGTYIMDMSRNIIPMLKNAFATVSEVFMSIVSVIVSTFMPTFNIVKTAIIDIAIAAIPFIVNAFMTLVNIVVSVGQAVINIASAVFPVLLNVFNMLVPVISDIVVILMNVGTQVLAMASKLITSLMPALTTLIQTFMNIVQTVAPGVIAVINAIISVIKVMIPIIMSIVSTVVTVIANIFSAITPVIAFIGMIINTVMAIITPIVSFIANVIASILTIIGTIVGIITGIFNTVFSVISGVFSSVNTFIAGVINRVSSKISTVSSTVSNVFNKVYNIVSSIMGRVGSRVSGVFSSIQNAWSGLTGFVNGVMSGIGTAVSDLVSKVKGAVNKVTSGINSAIGIINKIPGVSIGMIPQLQRGTDDWAGGFARMNEGGRGELTYLPNGTVVVPHDISMKYAKESARVNNNFEGNTENIGGNQYINVSLDSANIYDTRDIREISREIAQEISREVSFG, from the coding sequence ATGTCTGATTATACATTAAGTGCAAAAATAACAGGAGATTCTAAAAGTTTTGAAAGTGCATTTATAAGAGCACAAAACAAAATGAAAAGTTTTGATAAAAAAGTAAAAAACATGGGTGCTAATATATCTAGATCTGGAAAAAATATGATGAAATTTGGAAGTAAAGTATCTTTGATGACAGCCCCTTTGCTGTTACTGGGCAAATCTGCACTTAAGACAGGCATGCAGTTTGAGTCGAGCATGAGTCAAGTTGCTGCAACTATGGGAATAACGAAAGATGAAATAGCGAAAGGTAGCAAATCTTTTGATATGTTAGAAAAAGCAGCTAGAGAATCTGGAAAGGTGACACAATATAGTGCTAGCGAATCGGCAGAGGCCTTAAATTACTTAGCTTTAGCAGGATATAATGCAGAACAAGCAATAGAAACATTACCTAAAGTACTGAGTTTAGCATCAGCAGGTGGATTAGACCTTGCTTATACTTCAGACTTAATTACAGATAGTGCTAGTGCATTAGGTCTTGAAATAGATGATTTAGATGGTTTTATAGACCAAATGGCTAGAACTTCTCAAAAATCTAATACAAATGTAGGACAATTAGGGGAAGCTATACTCAAGGTTGGAGCAAATGCTAGAGATTTAAAAGGTGGGACATTAGAGCTTAATACAGCTATTGGACTATTAGGAAACGTAGGTTTAAAAGGGTCTGAAGCTGGAACTAAATTAAGAAACGTAATAATGGCGATGACACCTACAACTGATGCAGCAGTAGCAGCTTTCAAAGCATTGGGAGTACAGACATATGATGCAAATGGAGAACTCAAAGGATTAGATAATATATTTACAGATTTAAATAAATCTATGGCCAACATGACTACAGAAGAAAAGAAACGAATGATTTCATCTATATTTAATAAACAAGATATGGCAGCAGCTCTTTCTCTTTTAGCTTCAACAGCTCAAAGTACAGATGACTTAAACTTTGCATTAGAAGAGTTAGGCGTACCTATGAAGGATATAGATATGAACATGGATAGTTTAGTAGGCAAAGTATCAGAGTATGGAGATGAACAAGAGTTTGCGAGTTTTGCAATGAAAGAGTTTGGATTAACAGCAGAACAATCTGGAGTTCTATATAATACATTATCTGAGGCTATAGAAGGAGATTCAGCGTGGAATAGCTTAGCGAAAGAAATAAAAAATTCAGATGGTGCTGCTCAAGACATGTCTGATACTTTAAATGACAATCTAGAGGGTGATGTAAAGAGAATGGGAAGTGCATTTTCAGAGTTTCAGATTGCTTTATATGAAACATCAAATGGAGCTATGTCAGATTTTATAGTGAAAGTAACGGAGATAATAAATAAGTTATCATCCCTTGATAGCTCTACACTACAAATAATAACAGCAATAGCAGGAATAGCACTTATAGCAGGGCCGACTATTGTAATTTTAGGAGCAATAGCAACAGCTTTTGGAACATTAATATCAGTTGGTGCAGCAATAGCAGGAGCTTTATTAAGCCCTATTGGATTAGTTGTAACAGCAATAGTTGGATTAGGTGTCGCCTTAATTAATGCTTTAGTTCCAGGCGATACTTTTTTAGCTAAATTAAAAACAATAGGAACTTATATAATGGATATGTCAAGGAATATTATTCCTATGCTTAAAAATGCTTTTGCTACAGTTTCAGAAGTATTCATGAGTATAGTTAGTGTTATAGTATCAACATTTATGCCAACTTTTAATATTGTTAAAACTGCTATTATAGATATTGCCATAGCTGCAATACCTTTTATAGTTAATGCTTTTATGACATTAGTAAATATAGTAGTAAGTGTAGGCCAAGCAGTTATAAATATAGCATCAGCGGTATTCCCCGTTCTACTAAATGTATTTAACATGTTAGTACCTGTTATATCAGATATAGTTGTTATATTAATGAATGTAGGCACTCAAGTTTTAGCAATGGCATCTAAATTAATAACTAGTTTAATGCCTGCTTTAACAACGTTAATTCAAACTTTTATGAATATAGTACAAACTGTAGCACCTGGAGTAATTGCAGTTATTAATGCTATTATTTCAGTTATAAAAGTTATGATTCCAATTATTATGAGTATAGTTTCTACTGTAGTTACTGTTATAGCAAATATATTCTCTGCTATAACTCCTGTGATTGCTTTTATAGGAATGATTATTAATACAGTTATGGCAATTATAACGCCTATAGTATCTTTTATAGCTAATGTTATAGCAAGCATATTAACTATTATAGGTACAATAGTAGGAATAATTACAGGGATATTCAATACAGTATTTAGTGTTATTAGTGGAGTGTTTAGCAGTGTAAATACATTTATAGCAGGAGTAATAAATAGAGTTAGCTCAAAAATAAGCACGGTTTCATCAACTGTAAGCAATGTGTTTAATAAAGTATATAATATTGTTTCATCTATAATGGGTAGAGTAGGCTCTAGAGTATCAGGTGTATTTTCTAGTATTCAAAATGCTTGGTCTGGATTAACTGGTTTTGTTAATGGAGTTATGTCGGGGATAGGAACAGCAGTTTCAGACTTGGTAAGCAAGGTAAAAGGAGCAGTAAATAAAGTAACAAGTGGTATAAATAGTGCTATAGGCATTATAAATAAGATACCTGGCGTGAGCATAGGTATGATACCTCAATTGCAAAGAGGTACAGATGATTGGGCAGGTGGATTTGCTAGAATGAATGAGGGCGGCAGGGGAGAGTTAACATATCTTCCTAATGGAACAGTAGTTGTCCCTCATGATATTAGTATGAAATATGCAAAAGAATCAGCTAGAGTTAATAATAACTTTGAAGGAAATACAGAAAATATAGGTGGTAATCAGTATATAAACGTGTCTCTAGATAGTGCAAATATCTATGATACTAGAGATATAAGAGAAATAAGCAGAGAAATAGCACAAGAAATATCGAGGGAGGTGTCATTCGGATAA
- a CDS encoding minor capsid protein: MKSNKYWQERQKAYFSNIERDENKLLKKLYKEYSKEAKRLNKEIASYYIKYGKDNIIEYKDLLVELHPEERDLLIEDIDLFFELHSKLEHLKPIRKNMYKVDRLESLNYAITKGQLELGLKEEQLIMDHLSRGFSDTYYKVIKDMNLGVNDSIINDSMARDLVNTKWLNGKNFSDRLWTNKQKLIDYMTTDFKNGVIRGDNYNKLGNILKRRFIKRSKNDIKRLIYTEGTFVQNQAMARPFEDMGYDTYIYDAILDNRTSDTCEGLNGQEFLFKDKQAGVNFPPMHSWCRSSFMVKL, from the coding sequence ATGAAGAGTAATAAATACTGGCAAGAAAGACAAAAAGCTTATTTTAGCAATATAGAAAGAGATGAAAATAAGCTTCTTAAAAAGCTATACAAAGAATATAGCAAAGAGGCTAAAAGGCTCAATAAGGAAATAGCTAGTTATTATATAAAGTATGGCAAGGACAACATAATAGAATATAAAGATTTATTGGTAGAATTACATCCCGAAGAAAGAGATTTATTAATTGAAGATATAGATTTATTTTTTGAATTACACTCTAAACTTGAACATTTAAAACCTATTAGAAAAAACATGTATAAAGTAGATAGACTGGAATCCCTTAACTATGCAATCACTAAGGGACAGTTAGAGTTAGGATTAAAAGAAGAACAATTAATAATGGATCATCTATCACGAGGGTTTAGTGATACTTATTATAAAGTTATAAAAGATATGAATCTAGGAGTAAATGATTCTATTATTAATGATTCTATGGCTAGGGATTTAGTTAATACTAAATGGCTAAATGGTAAGAATTTCAGTGATAGACTTTGGACCAATAAACAAAAGCTGATAGATTATATGACTACTGATTTTAAGAATGGTGTTATAAGAGGAGATAATTATAATAAATTAGGCAATATATTAAAAAGAAGATTTATTAAAAGGAGTAAGAATGATATTAAACGATTAATATATACAGAAGGAACTTTTGTTCAGAATCAGGCCATGGCAAGACCATTTGAAGATATGGGATATGATACCTATATTTATGATGCTATATTAGATAATAGGACTTCTGATACTTGTGAAGGTCTTAATGGACAAGAATTTTTATTTAAAGATAAGCAAGCAGGAGTTAATTTTCCTCCAATGCATTCATGGTGTAGGTCTTCCTTTATGGTAAAATTATGA
- a CDS encoding phage major tail protein, TP901-1 family → MANYEENLYCDFDASATKALAGKDIILAVFDATGAKLLAVSGQQGLTINRTADSIEVSSKDTKGGWKSKIAGMKEWSIDNDGLYVPSDETHKTLGKAFEDSNPVCIKVVNAKAKESMFGGLAYISDYSLEAPYDDAMTYSIALEGNGALVDLSEEAGATQMPGEPVAPEGPAE, encoded by the coding sequence ATGGCGAATTATGAAGAAAATTTATATTGTGATTTTGATGCTAGTGCAACTAAAGCTTTAGCTGGTAAAGATATTATACTTGCAGTATTTGATGCTACAGGAGCTAAGTTATTAGCAGTTTCAGGACAACAAGGGTTAACTATAAATAGAACGGCAGATTCTATTGAAGTATCAAGTAAAGACACTAAAGGTGGATGGAAGTCTAAAATAGCAGGAATGAAAGAATGGTCTATTGACAATGATGGTCTTTATGTGCCGTCTGACGAAACTCACAAAACATTAGGGAAAGCTTTTGAGGACAGTAATCCAGTTTGTATAAAGGTTGTAAATGCAAAAGCTAAAGAGTCCATGTTTGGTGGACTAGCTTATATATCTGATTATTCACTAGAAGCTCCATATGATGATGCTATGACTTATAGTATAGCTTTAGAAGGTAACGGTGCATTAGTTGATTTATCAGAAGAAGCAGGAGCAACACAAATGCCAGGAGAACCTGTAGCCCCAGAAGGACCTGCAGAGTAA
- a CDS encoding DUF4355 domain-containing protein, with product MLKELEKINLQLFAEEGEEQEEIKKEETKKEQKADESKKEAKYTDEDINKIIDSKFAKWQKQKEEEINEAKKLADMNAQEKAEFERDKIREELKELRKAKTISEMSSTARSMLKEKNISIDDKLLNVLVSDDAEKTKENVESFSDMFSKAVEKAVLDKIKNPNDKKGTTSTVTKEEIMKIKDTTLRQQKIKENMHLFE from the coding sequence ATGTTAAAAGAATTAGAAAAGATTAACCTTCAATTATTTGCAGAAGAAGGTGAAGAACAAGAAGAAATAAAAAAAGAAGAAACTAAAAAGGAACAAAAGGCTGACGAGTCTAAAAAAGAAGCTAAGTATACTGATGAAGATATTAATAAAATAATTGATTCAAAGTTTGCTAAATGGCAGAAACAGAAAGAAGAAGAAATTAATGAAGCTAAAAAGTTAGCTGATATGAACGCTCAAGAAAAAGCAGAGTTTGAAAGAGATAAGATAAGAGAAGAACTAAAAGAATTAAGAAAAGCTAAGACTATTAGTGAAATGTCTTCTACAGCTAGAAGTATGTTAAAAGAAAAGAATATATCTATAGATGATAAATTATTAAACGTTCTAGTATCAGATGATGCAGAAAAGACAAAGGAGAATGTAGAAAGTTTTTCAGATATGTTTAGCAAAGCAGTAGAAAAAGCAGTATTAGATAAGATTAAAAACCCTAATGATAAAAAAGGCACTACTTCTACTGTAACAAAAGAAGAAATTATGAAAATAAAAGACACAACGTTAAGACAACAAAAAATTAAAGAAAATATGCATTTATTTGAATAA
- a CDS encoding Com family DNA-binding transcriptional regulator, with product MQEIRCKVCNKLLGRVPKAVVFEIEMKCPRCKSVRIYNKEALEAQG from the coding sequence ATGCAAGAAATAAGATGTAAAGTATGTAACAAATTATTAGGAAGAGTACCAAAGGCAGTAGTATTTGAAATAGAGATGAAGTGCCCAAGGTGTAAATCAGTAAGAATATATAATAAAGAAGCTCTAGAAGCTCAGGGATAG
- a CDS encoding HK97 gp10 family phage protein — MKIGLGLKGTQALSIALLKKSSVAWERVANKSLVEMFNRGAHPPGTPVDSGELRLGRKVKKASAGKSFHGEFGYNKDYGPHVEYGHRTRGGGYVEGQYYLRNNVEAQKDMYRNDLLIEMRK; from the coding sequence ATGAAAATAGGACTAGGTTTAAAAGGGACTCAAGCACTATCTATAGCTTTACTTAAAAAGAGTAGTGTAGCTTGGGAAAGAGTAGCTAATAAAAGTTTAGTTGAGATGTTTAATCGTGGAGCTCATCCACCAGGCACTCCGGTTGATAGTGGAGAATTAAGGCTGGGTAGAAAAGTAAAAAAAGCTAGTGCTGGCAAATCTTTTCATGGAGAATTTGGCTATAATAAAGATTATGGCCCTCATGTTGAGTATGGTCACAGGACTAGAGGTGGAGGATATGTTGAAGGTCAATATTATCTTAGGAATAATGTAGAAGCACAAAAAGATATGTATAGAAATGATCTATTGATAGAGATGAGGAAATAA
- a CDS encoding PBSX family phage terminase large subunit: MKRISLQKLIGQGYNKAWNTKKFYKVIKGSRGSKKSVTTQIEIISKMMAHPWMNVIAARRYQNTLRDSMYVGLKSATHRLEVSHLWTFTVSPMEATYLPTGQKILFRGFDDPLKMTSIQLEKGTITHLWVEEAYELESRDKLDTVVEAMRGIIDDPKAYRQVILTFNPWSEHHWLKEEFFDLEDEDIFTMTTTYKINEFLDKDTIRRYEKLYKTNPRRAKIVCDGEWGISEGLVFENVTYEYFDIQEKIKEQLQLLIGLDFGYEHDPTALIVALLDEENEKIYIIDEHYEQGMRTKAIASMLKEKGYQKSTIIADSAEGRLIDEIRYDYNIKGIKKSDKGPGSVNQGIEELKNYQIICHPNCTNTKEEFYSYAYKKDKISDKFLNKPEDKNNHLMDALRYSLQSKKQKVSIRMFKGGI; the protein is encoded by the coding sequence ATGAAGAGGATTAGCTTACAAAAATTAATAGGTCAAGGGTATAACAAGGCCTGGAATACTAAAAAATTCTACAAAGTAATAAAAGGATCTAGAGGTAGCAAGAAATCAGTAACTACTCAAATAGAAATAATATCTAAAATGATGGCTCATCCTTGGATGAATGTTATAGCTGCAAGAAGATATCAGAACACTTTAAGAGATAGTATGTATGTAGGGTTAAAGAGTGCTACTCATAGATTAGAAGTATCTCATTTATGGACATTTACAGTTAGTCCAATGGAAGCTACTTATTTGCCAACAGGACAAAAAATATTATTTAGAGGATTTGATGACCCTTTAAAAATGACATCTATTCAATTAGAAAAAGGAACAATAACTCATTTATGGGTAGAGGAAGCTTATGAATTAGAAAGTAGAGATAAATTAGATACAGTAGTAGAAGCTATGAGGGGTATTATAGATGACCCTAAAGCTTATAGACAAGTAATACTTACATTTAATCCATGGAGTGAACATCACTGGTTAAAAGAAGAATTCTTTGATTTAGAAGATGAAGATATATTTACAATGACTACTACTTATAAAATAAATGAATTTCTAGATAAAGATACAATAAGAAGATATGAAAAGCTATATAAGACCAATCCTCGAAGAGCTAAGATAGTATGTGATGGAGAATGGGGAATATCAGAAGGGTTAGTATTTGAAAATGTAACATATGAATACTTTGATATCCAAGAGAAAATAAAAGAACAATTACAATTATTAATAGGTTTAGACTTTGGATATGAACATGATCCAACAGCATTAATAGTTGCCTTATTAGATGAAGAAAATGAAAAGATATATATTATAGATGAACATTATGAACAGGGTATGAGAACCAAAGCTATTGCTAGTATGTTAAAAGAAAAAGGGTATCAAAAGTCAACTATAATAGCAGATAGTGCAGAAGGTAGGCTTATAGATGAAATAAGGTATGATTACAATATTAAAGGTATTAAGAAAAGTGACAAAGGACCTGGAAGTGTAAATCAGGGAATAGAGGAATTAAAAAACTATCAAATTATATGTCATCCTAATTGCACTAATACAAAAGAAGAATTTTATTCCTATGCTTATAAAAAGGATAAAATATCAGATAAATTTCTTAATAAACCAGAAGATAAGAATAATCACTTAATGGATGCACTAAGATATTCATTGCAATCCAAAAAGCAAAAAGTATCAATTAGGATGTTTAAAGGAGGGATATAA
- a CDS encoding phage portal protein, with the protein MFILDSETEMTEELLLELIDKHKAYHERYERLKKMYKHEHEILDLPKKEAYKPDNRLVVNYAKYIVDTLNGFFIGVPIKIKHDKKEINDYLEFIDKFNDQDDNNAELSKLCSIYGHAYEMIYVDEINDKAHMGITYIEPMEAFVVYDNSIVGRPMYGVRYYNSVEGKLEGSYSDKNTIYYFNENDRGEIVIGETKPHLFGDVPIYEYVENEEKLGAFEGVETLINANNKALSEKANDVEYFADAYLLILGAILNEEALNKFRDNRIINMEGRDIEKLVVEFLEKPSADETQENLIDRLEKLIFQISMVMNINDENFGTQSGIALKYKLQSMENLAKTKERKFQSGLNKRYRMIANTGLTPLKGDEWVGISTQFTRNYPANLKEESEIAKNLKGVTSDETALSVLSMVEDAKREVEKINEQYNSDDSFDFKEEADVDEE; encoded by the coding sequence GTGTTTATATTAGATTCAGAAACAGAAATGACAGAAGAATTATTATTAGAACTTATAGATAAACATAAAGCTTACCATGAAAGATATGAAAGGCTTAAAAAGATGTATAAACATGAACATGAAATATTAGATCTACCTAAAAAAGAAGCATATAAGCCTGATAATCGTTTAGTTGTCAACTATGCAAAATATATAGTAGATACTTTAAACGGTTTTTTTATTGGAGTACCTATTAAAATTAAACATGATAAAAAAGAAATTAATGACTATTTAGAGTTTATAGATAAATTTAATGATCAAGATGATAATAATGCGGAACTATCAAAGTTATGTTCTATATATGGTCATGCTTATGAAATGATATATGTAGATGAAATAAATGATAAAGCACATATGGGTATAACTTATATAGAGCCAATGGAAGCTTTTGTTGTATACGATAATTCTATAGTGGGTAGACCAATGTATGGAGTGAGGTATTATAATTCTGTAGAAGGCAAGCTAGAAGGTTCTTACAGTGATAAAAATACAATATATTATTTCAATGAAAATGATAGAGGTGAAATAGTAATAGGCGAAACCAAACCTCACTTATTTGGAGATGTACCGATTTATGAATATGTTGAGAATGAAGAAAAATTAGGAGCATTTGAAGGGGTAGAGACTCTTATAAATGCTAATAACAAAGCTTTATCCGAAAAGGCGAATGATGTTGAATACTTTGCAGACGCTTATTTATTAATATTAGGAGCAATATTAAATGAAGAAGCTTTAAATAAATTTAGAGATAATAGAATTATTAATATGGAAGGCAGAGATATTGAAAAGCTAGTAGTAGAATTTTTAGAGAAACCTTCTGCTGATGAAACCCAAGAAAATCTTATTGATAGATTAGAGAAACTTATATTTCAAATATCTATGGTTATGAACATTAACGATGAAAACTTCGGTACGCAATCAGGCATAGCATTAAAATATAAATTGCAATCCATGGAGAATTTAGCAAAGACTAAGGAAAGAAAGTTTCAAAGTGGATTAAATAAAAGATATAGAATGATAGCTAATACAGGACTAACTCCTTTAAAGGGGGATGAATGGGTAGGAATATCAACTCAATTCACGAGAAATTATCCAGCTAACCTTAAGGAGGAAAGTGAAATAGCTAAAAACCTTAAAGGTGTAACAAGTGATGAAACAGCGTTAAGTGTATTAAGTATGGTGGAAGATGCAAAAAGAGAAGTAGAAAAGATTAATGAACAATATAATTCAGATGATAGTTTTGATTTTAAAGAAGAAGCTGATGTAGATGAAGAGTAA